From a single Okeanomitos corallinicola TIOX110 genomic region:
- a CDS encoding DUF5895 domain-containing protein: MVTASAKFDFEDEKFNAPPSQTLPWALMINPRYGADGLQSYGLAIKSDNAQAVGFQPDDNWQEIEHEFSTGEVGTIFITTTPRLVIIRRGPLSVQDRETKIRLGTFKDYKEDFLANKLKFKVYTRHLIFLVGEDKKFLHHLPLQLTLSGAAGASFGKSYTEYQQGRLTGGFAGELEKAYAEFQKKPLTPKGPLFHAHGIFCPIIEYEERGIEPNVIPVASTVDYQHPTASTLTKYMIASDSPESEIICKTFEDYKEFGKEVIKPEPSKAEIAGVASSYIYADDDEFGYPPY; the protein is encoded by the coding sequence ATGGTTACAGCATCTGCTAAATTCGACTTTGAAGACGAAAAATTTAACGCTCCACCATCCCAAACCCTCCCTTGGGCTTTAATGATCAACCCCCGTTATGGTGCGGATGGTTTACAAAGTTATGGTTTAGCAATTAAAAGCGATAATGCCCAAGCTGTGGGTTTTCAACCTGATGATAATTGGCAAGAAATAGAACATGAATTTAGTACGGGAGAAGTAGGTACTATTTTTATTACCACTACTCCCAGATTAGTAATTATTCGTCGTGGTCCTCTATCAGTTCAAGACAGAGAAACAAAAATTAGATTAGGTACTTTTAAAGATTATAAAGAGGATTTTTTAGCTAATAAACTTAAATTTAAAGTTTACACTCGTCATCTAATTTTTTTAGTCGGTGAAGATAAAAAGTTTTTACATCATTTGCCTCTACAATTAACCCTCAGTGGTGCAGCCGGCGCAAGTTTTGGTAAGAGTTACACTGAATATCAACAAGGTAGACTGACTGGTGGTTTTGCAGGAGAATTAGAAAAAGCCTATGCTGAGTTTCAGAAAAAACCATTAACCCCCAAGGGTCCTTTATTTCATGCACATGGGATTTTTTGCCCCATCATTGAATATGAAGAAAGAGGTATTGAACCAAATGTGATTCCTGTGGCTTCTACTGTAGATTATCAACATCCTACAGCTTCCACTTTAACAAAATATATGATTGCTTCAGATTCTCCAGAATCGGAAATAATTTGTAAGACTTTTGAAGATTACAAAGAATTTGGTAAGGAAGTTATTAAGCCTGAACCTTCTAAAGCAGAAATAGCTGGTGTTGCCAGTTCTTATATTTATGCTGATGATGATGAATTTGGATATCCTCCATATTAA
- a CDS encoding murein transglycosylase A, translated as MKKTLALLSLSLGIAFVNPVSSVVAQVTIPQPVPIPVPGAEPVTPEVVPALQLISPEAACNRQRCIGWDEQLWGRSGDRQALLTSIDNSLRYLDSKKAAEVYANYPIPEITLDRVRRSLLRFRQILASSKSAKELQAAVHREFVFYQSIGNDGKGTVKFTAYYEPEYTASRVRTSVYKYPLYNVPPDFKEWAKPHPKRVELEGKDGLLGKKSKLSGLEMLWFRNRFDPYMIHIQGSAQIKLTNGKRTSVGFAGGTDYPWTSIGGELAKDGKLPLSGLTMPKLISYFRQNPKELNNYLPRWERFVFFKETNGTAATGSINVPVTAERSIATDKSLMPPGALALINNSFPFPAGRGRLQNRRVDRFVLDQDTGSAIKSPGRVDYFMGTGKLAGDRAGITGGNGSLYYLLLKK; from the coding sequence ATGAAAAAAACCCTTGCTTTATTGTCCTTGAGTCTGGGAATTGCGTTTGTAAATCCTGTTAGCTCAGTTGTAGCTCAAGTTACCATTCCCCAACCAGTACCTATACCAGTACCAGGAGCAGAACCAGTTACTCCTGAAGTAGTACCAGCGCTTCAACTAATTAGTCCTGAAGCTGCTTGTAATAGACAAAGATGTATCGGGTGGGATGAGCAACTGTGGGGAAGAAGTGGCGATCGCCAGGCTTTGTTAACTTCCATTGATAACAGTTTGCGTTATTTGGATAGTAAGAAAGCTGCGGAAGTTTACGCTAACTACCCCATCCCAGAGATTACTTTAGATCGGGTACGTCGTAGTTTATTGCGCTTCCGGCAAATATTGGCAAGTTCCAAGTCAGCTAAAGAACTACAAGCAGCCGTACATCGGGAATTTGTTTTTTACCAGTCCATAGGTAATGATGGCAAGGGTACTGTAAAATTTACTGCCTATTATGAGCCGGAATACACAGCCAGCCGTGTGCGAACCTCTGTGTATAAATATCCGTTGTATAACGTACCACCAGATTTTAAAGAATGGGCTAAACCCCATCCTAAACGGGTGGAGTTGGAAGGTAAGGATGGTTTACTGGGTAAAAAGAGTAAACTCAGTGGTTTAGAAATGCTTTGGTTTCGCAATCGCTTTGATCCCTACATGATTCATATTCAAGGTTCTGCCCAAATTAAGCTAACCAATGGAAAGAGAACCTCTGTCGGTTTTGCTGGTGGTACAGATTATCCTTGGACTAGCATTGGTGGAGAACTAGCAAAAGATGGAAAATTGCCATTGAGCGGTTTAACCATGCCTAAGTTAATTAGTTATTTCCGTCAAAATCCCAAAGAATTAAATAATTACTTACCACGTTGGGAAAGATTTGTTTTCTTTAAAGAAACCAACGGTACAGCAGCAACAGGCAGTATTAATGTACCTGTAACAGCAGAACGTTCCATTGCGACAGATAAATCGCTTATGCCTCCTGGTGCATTAGCACTGATTAACAACTCATTTCCTTTTCCTGCGGGTAGAGGCAGATTACAAAATCGCCGAGTTGATCGGTTTGTTTTAGATCAAGATACAGGTAGTGCAATTAAGAGTCCAGGTAGAGTAGATTACTTCATGGGTACTGGAAAACTAGCAGGAGATCGGGCTGGAATTACAGGCGGCAACGGATCACTGTATTATTTATTGTTGAAAAAATAG
- a CDS encoding GAF domain-containing protein — MTFTDKAENWQQSIDQENLLHRMIKQIRRSLDLQEILTSTVTEVRSFLRTDRVKIYRFAADGSGEVIAESIHQQQLPSLLGLHFPAADIPESAREMFLLTRQRSIVDVSAGIIGLSPLKSARNGKSLRTQNIHYRQVDPCHIQYLEAMGVLSSLVVPILEYDPTGESKQPKLWGLLVSHHSKPRTVLKRELKVIQQIADQVAIAISQSHLLSEARAKQQREAIVNKITTLLHQLPTIQLQKALEITTASFNGIGGRLYIQQTQELYIYGKQPNLSEESDQILIEQNPVWQSYLTAYKAGEIGVISDLYQQSNLRFLHRVFKQTQIRGIMIIPLHYRENLIGALTIFRPEFDSEILWAGRSDANIRQDLPRLSFTAWREEKKGQAPAWNPEDISLAQALCHNFSMAIQQQLTTQELHLLNANLEIRVKEQTAELEKTLLLTKAIKQVTDQIRITLDLNTILQTIVKEVRPLLNSDRVLIYQLFSESNGEVIVEEVSGNWQSILGLQLSSECFPQEYVQLYLEGRVRAIHNVATDQLSDCHRELLESMQVQANLIVPIKMEKQLWGLLVAHQCQFPRTWQDAEIDLLQQLADQAAIAIQQAQLYEQSCVAEAKATTKAAQLEHTLHQLQETQAQLIQTEKMSGLGQLVAGIAHEINNPVNFIYGNLCHASNYTEDLLKLLQLYQCHYPNPSTEITSIIEAIDLNFLVQDLPKIMSSMRLGSDRIRSIVLSLRNFSRLDEAENKRVDLHEGIDNTLLILQHRLRPHSQFPGIKIIKDYGDLPKVECYAGQMNQVFMNVISNAIDVLTDEIEQNPHIIHTKPLPTIRISTRVSPTHPYLLISIADNGPGMSKDVKKRIFDPFFTTKPVGKGTGLGLAISYQIIVEKHGGLMECISEPGKGTEFWIEIPAKLAKGENY, encoded by the coding sequence ATGACTTTTACCGATAAAGCAGAAAATTGGCAGCAAAGTATAGATCAGGAAAACTTACTACATCGAATGATCAAGCAGATCAGGCGATCGCTGGATCTGCAAGAAATATTAACAAGCACTGTTACAGAAGTTCGTTCCTTTTTAAGAACAGATAGAGTAAAGATATATAGATTTGCCGCTGATGGTAGTGGTGAAGTCATAGCAGAATCAATTCATCAACAGCAACTACCCTCATTATTAGGGTTACACTTCCCAGCTGCGGACATTCCCGAGTCTGCCAGAGAAATGTTTTTATTGACACGTCAACGTTCCATCGTGGATGTATCCGCAGGTATTATTGGCTTATCCCCACTAAAGTCAGCCAGGAATGGTAAATCCTTACGCACACAAAACATTCACTACCGACAAGTAGATCCATGTCATATTCAATACTTGGAAGCCATGGGTGTACTGTCTTCCCTCGTAGTACCGATTTTAGAATATGATCCTACCGGAGAATCAAAACAACCAAAACTGTGGGGTTTATTAGTTTCCCACCACAGTAAGCCGCGTACTGTTTTAAAGCGGGAATTAAAAGTAATTCAACAAATAGCGGATCAAGTAGCGATCGCCATTTCTCAAAGTCATCTTCTCAGCGAAGCCAGAGCTAAACAACAAAGAGAAGCAATTGTTAACAAAATCACAACTCTCCTACATCAATTACCAACAATTCAACTACAGAAAGCACTAGAAATAACCACTGCATCTTTCAATGGTATAGGTGGCAGACTTTATATTCAACAAACTCAAGAATTATACATCTATGGTAAACAACCGAATTTATCTGAAGAATCAGATCAAATACTAATTGAACAAAATCCAGTTTGGCAAAGCTACTTAACAGCTTACAAAGCCGGGGAAATTGGTGTAATTTCTGATTTGTATCAACAATCTAATTTAAGATTTTTGCACCGAGTATTTAAACAAACTCAAATTCGAGGAATAATGATTATTCCTCTACACTATCGAGAAAATCTGATTGGTGCATTAACAATTTTTCGTCCAGAATTTGATAGTGAAATCCTCTGGGCAGGAAGAAGCGATGCTAATATCCGTCAAGACTTACCACGTCTTTCATTTACAGCTTGGAGAGAAGAAAAAAAAGGACAAGCACCAGCTTGGAATCCTGAAGATATATCATTAGCACAGGCTTTGTGTCATAACTTCTCTATGGCAATTCAACAGCAGTTAACCACCCAAGAATTACATCTGTTAAATGCTAACTTAGAAATTAGAGTCAAGGAACAAACAGCAGAACTAGAAAAAACATTACTACTAACAAAAGCCATCAAACAAGTTACAGATCAAATTCGCATAACTTTAGATTTAAACACCATATTACAAACGATAGTCAAAGAAGTCCGCCCCTTACTAAACTCTGATCGAGTTTTAATTTATCAATTATTTAGTGAATCTAACGGTGAAGTAATTGTTGAAGAAGTTAGTGGTAATTGGCAATCAATTTTAGGGTTACAATTATCATCAGAATGTTTTCCCCAAGAATATGTACAACTCTATTTAGAAGGTAGAGTTAGAGCAATTCATAATGTTGCTACAGATCAACTTAGTGATTGCCATAGAGAATTACTAGAAAGTATGCAGGTGCAAGCTAACTTAATTGTACCCATCAAAATGGAAAAGCAATTGTGGGGTTTATTAGTTGCTCACCAATGTCAATTTCCCAGAACTTGGCAAGACGCAGAAATTGATTTATTACAACAGTTAGCAGATCAAGCAGCGATCGCCATTCAACAAGCACAACTCTATGAACAAAGCTGTGTAGCAGAAGCCAAAGCCACAACCAAAGCTGCCCAATTAGAACATACCTTACATCAACTGCAAGAAACCCAAGCTCAATTAATTCAAACTGAAAAAATGTCTGGTTTGGGGCAATTAGTTGCAGGTATAGCCCATGAAATCAACAATCCTGTTAATTTTATCTATGGCAACCTTTGTCATGCCAGCAACTATACAGAAGATTTACTTAAACTGCTCCAACTTTATCAATGCCATTATCCCAACCCCAGCACTGAAATTACATCCATAATTGAAGCCATTGACCTGAATTTCTTAGTACAAGACTTACCAAAAATCATGTCATCAATGCGATTAGGTTCAGATCGCATCCGTTCCATAGTATTATCATTACGCAACTTTTCCCGCCTGGATGAAGCTGAAAACAAGCGAGTTGATTTACACGAAGGTATTGATAACACCTTATTAATCTTACAGCACCGACTTAGACCACATAGTCAATTTCCTGGCATTAAGATAATTAAAGATTACGGTGATTTACCAAAAGTAGAATGTTACGCCGGACAAATGAATCAAGTATTCATGAATGTGATCAGTAATGCCATTGATGTCCTCACTGATGAGATAGAACAAAATCCTCATATAATTCATACTAAACCTTTACCCACTATTCGTATTTCTACTAGGGTATCTCCAACACATCCTTATTTATTGATTAGTATCGCCGATAATGGACCTGGTATGAGTAAAGATGTCAAAAAACGAATCTTTGACCCATTTTTTACCACTAAACCTGTAGGTAAGGGTACAGGATTGGGTTTAGCAATTAGTTATCAAATTATTGTCGAAAAACATGGTGGACTGATGGAATGTATCTCAGAACCAGGTAAAGGTACAGAATTCTGGATTGAAATTCCTGCGAAATTAGCAAAAGGGGAAAACTATTAA
- a CDS encoding NADAR domain-containing protein — protein MTIYFYKAGQPYGCFSNFSPHPIEMEGVCWPTVEHYYQAQKFVGSKDEEIIPLIHAASTPEKAAALGRSTARALRTDWEIVKTDIMRVAVLKKFLTHAQIREVLLVTADEILIENSPTDYFWGCGADHTGENHLGKILMSVREEIRQSLYISVKSNT, from the coding sequence ATGACTATTTACTTTTACAAAGCTGGGCAGCCCTATGGCTGTTTTTCTAACTTTTCTCCCCATCCTATAGAAATGGAGGGTGTTTGCTGGCCAACTGTTGAACATTATTATCAAGCTCAAAAATTTGTTGGTAGCAAGGATGAAGAAATTATACCTTTAATCCATGCTGCTAGTACCCCTGAAAAGGCAGCAGCCTTGGGGCGCTCTACCGCGAGGGCGTTGCGGACAGATTGGGAAATAGTGAAAACTGACATCATGCGAGTTGCTGTACTCAAAAAGTTCCTGACCCATGCTCAAATTCGAGAAGTATTATTAGTCACCGCTGATGAGATTTTAATAGAAAACTCACCTACTGACTATTTTTGGGGTTGTGGTGCTGATCATACTGGTGAAAATCATCTCGGTAAAATCCTCATGAGTGTGCGTGAGGAAATTCGTCAGTCTCTTTATATTTCAGTAAAAAGTAATACATAG
- a CDS encoding DUF4129 domain-containing protein yields the protein MNTEAFEKTNWSWQFYLFQRQVGEWLDYQFSKFQQNLPELPPGWSISPWMWELLKILFWVILSLFVIWVIWHLWQEFNSYIYAWLARFNNSQESADKVNYRELSISFLISKSEEFYQQKNYREACRYLYLATLQQMHEKAIALQQPSRTDGEYLTLLTSNITAVQPYETLITTHEQLCFSEQQIRAENYQQCQQAYQELFNS from the coding sequence ATGAATACAGAAGCTTTTGAAAAAACTAATTGGAGTTGGCAGTTTTATTTATTTCAGCGGCAAGTTGGGGAATGGCTAGATTACCAGTTTTCCAAGTTTCAGCAAAATTTACCAGAATTACCTCCTGGATGGTCAATAAGTCCTTGGATGTGGGAGTTACTCAAAATTTTATTTTGGGTGATATTAAGTTTATTTGTAATTTGGGTAATTTGGCATTTATGGCAAGAATTTAATTCTTATATTTATGCTTGGTTAGCAAGATTTAATAATTCTCAAGAGTCTGCGGACAAAGTAAATTACCGTGAGTTATCTATTAGTTTTTTAATCAGTAAATCTGAGGAATTTTATCAACAGAAAAATTACCGTGAGGCCTGCCGTTATCTATATTTAGCCACGTTACAGCAAATGCATGAAAAAGCGATCGCACTTCAACAACCAAGCCGCACAGATGGAGAATATCTAACATTATTAACATCTAATATAACTGCTGTCCAACCCTATGAAACCTTAATTACTACCCATGAGCAATTGTGTTTTAGTGAACAGCAAATACGAGCAGAAAATTATCAGCAATGTCAGCAAGCTTATCAAGAATTATTTAATTCTTAA
- a CDS encoding DUF4350 domain-containing protein has product MKRRQRIIWLSAIALAVIIILSTIVAPSTKINAGSSYNRAPDGYGAWYAFMQAQGANIQRWQKPFGEIEIETKPVTLLQVYGDLVTANLYSEEIEWVEKGNTLVVLGVKQPTTAATFSTNQKSSFGDIKIDTTRRHKNSKSEQEKLGDRFGAVVWERKYGAGNVILASTPYLAANAYQGEANFIYLADLINKNNQKILIDEYIHGYKDPDTRQKEGQGDLFSYLAQTPLLILLIQIGVLLLLLIWAKNRRFGKAVPLKTPEIDNSQAYIQALAGVLQKAQSSDFVVEMIGKEEKRNLQAKLGLGTTPLENEILLTVWSEKTESNLAELESVLKTQLKQHRISEKELLDWLIKWQNIHKLNTKTINIPN; this is encoded by the coding sequence ATGAAACGTCGTCAACGTATAATTTGGTTAAGTGCGATCGCCCTAGCAGTAATTATTATCCTCAGTACAATAGTTGCCCCCAGCACTAAAATCAATGCTGGTTCTAGTTATAATCGCGCACCTGATGGTTATGGTGCTTGGTATGCTTTTATGCAAGCTCAAGGTGCAAATATCCAACGGTGGCAAAAACCTTTTGGTGAAATTGAGATAGAAACAAAACCAGTAACTTTATTACAAGTTTATGGTGATCTAGTAACAGCAAACTTATATTCAGAAGAAATTGAATGGGTAGAAAAAGGTAATACATTAGTAGTTTTAGGTGTTAAACAACCAACCACAGCAGCAACATTTAGCACGAATCAAAAATCATCTTTTGGTGATATTAAAATTGATACAACTCGAAGACATAAAAACTCCAAGTCAGAACAAGAGAAATTAGGCGATCGCTTTGGTGCTGTAGTCTGGGAAAGGAAATATGGTGCAGGAAACGTGATCTTAGCCTCCACACCCTATTTAGCTGCCAACGCTTATCAAGGAGAAGCCAACTTTATTTATTTAGCTGATTTAATTAACAAAAATAACCAGAAAATACTCATAGATGAATATATCCACGGTTACAAAGATCCTGATACCAGACAAAAAGAAGGACAAGGTGATTTATTCAGTTATTTAGCACAAACTCCCCTATTAATTTTATTGATACAGATAGGTGTATTATTATTATTGCTAATTTGGGCTAAAAATCGTCGCTTTGGTAAAGCCGTACCCTTAAAAACACCAGAAATAGATAATAGTCAAGCTTATATTCAAGCATTAGCAGGAGTATTACAAAAAGCACAATCTAGCGACTTTGTGGTGGAAATGATTGGTAAAGAAGAAAAAAGAAATCTACAAGCAAAATTAGGACTAGGTACAACACCCCTAGAAAATGAGATTTTACTCACAGTTTGGTCAGAAAAAACAGAAAGTAATTTAGCAGAACTGGAATCAGTCTTAAAAACACAACTTAAACAACATCGTATCAGTGAAAAAGAACTGTTAGACTGGTTGATTAAATGGCAAAATATACATAAACTTAACACCAAGACAATTAACATTCCCAATTAA
- a CDS encoding MoxR family ATPase: protein MSATHPVLIKLGKEINQIVVGQSHLIKQLLIALLSGGHVILEGVPGTGKTLLVKVLAQLIKADFRRIQLTPDVLPSDITGTNIFDLNTRNFLLKQGPVFTEVLLADEINRTPPKTQAALLEAMEEMQVTLDGESLPLPDLFWVIATQNPLEFEGTYPLPEAQLDRFLFKLVVDYPDQAAEKQMLLNRQAGFAARRLDIAKLQPITTVDEILQARQAVKNVQVSEAIVDYLLELVRKTRQYPDLALGASPRSAGAWLQTAQASAWLSGRDFVTPDDVKAVASPLLRHRLLLKPEAMLDGLQIDAVISAVIGQVPVPR from the coding sequence ATGAGTGCAACACATCCTGTATTAATTAAACTAGGAAAAGAAATCAATCAAATAGTTGTTGGTCAATCTCACTTAATCAAACAATTATTAATTGCATTATTATCTGGTGGACACGTCATTTTAGAGGGAGTTCCCGGAACTGGGAAAACTCTTTTAGTGAAAGTTTTAGCACAGTTAATTAAAGCTGATTTCCGGCGAATTCAACTCACACCGGATGTCCTCCCATCAGATATTACAGGTACAAATATATTTGACTTAAATACTCGGAACTTCTTACTTAAACAAGGCCCTGTTTTTACAGAAGTTCTACTAGCAGATGAAATCAACCGCACTCCTCCAAAAACCCAAGCAGCACTGCTAGAAGCAATGGAAGAAATGCAGGTAACTTTAGATGGTGAAAGTTTACCATTACCGGATTTATTCTGGGTAATTGCTACTCAAAATCCCTTAGAATTTGAAGGTACTTATCCGTTACCAGAAGCACAGTTGGATCGGTTTTTATTTAAGTTAGTTGTAGACTATCCAGATCAAGCCGCAGAAAAGCAAATGTTACTGAATCGTCAAGCGGGTTTTGCGGCCAGAAGATTGGATATTGCTAAATTACAACCAATAACGACAGTAGATGAAATTTTACAAGCTAGACAAGCAGTAAAAAACGTTCAAGTATCTGAAGCTATCGTTGATTATTTATTGGAATTAGTGAGAAAAACTCGTCAATATCCCGATTTGGCTTTGGGTGCATCTCCCCGATCTGCTGGTGCTTGGTTGCAGACTGCACAAGCATCTGCTTGGTTATCTGGGAGAGATTTTGTGACTCCTGATGATGTCAAAGCTGTAGCTTCTCCTCTGTTACGTCATCGTTTACTTTTAAAACCAGAAGCAATGCTAGATGGTTTACAAATAGATGCGGTAATATCTGCGGTAATTGGCCAAGTTCCTGTGCCGAGATAG
- a CDS encoding DUF58 domain-containing protein: MIPSQKTYLLLIAGMLISPILSMILGVYQTLILTLLCDVVVLGLMVIDSLQVRKNRVKISRELPLRLSIGRDNPVLFKIESGNTNSVVQIRDYYPTDFTVSTPTLNANLSAHETQELTYTVNPKQRGEFPWGNMQIRQLGNWGLGWHDWQIPQDTKVKVYPDLMGLRSLSIRLTLQSSGSIRKVRQMGIGTEFAELRNYRNGDDLRFVDWKATARRSYANMGPLVRVLEPEQEQTLLILLDRGRLMTARVQGLQRFDWGLNTTLSLALAGLHRGDRVGVAVFDRQIHSWIPPERGQNHLNRLIDRLTPIEPVLLESDYLGAVTHVVQQQTRRALVVIITDLVDMTASSELLAALSKLAPRYLPFSVTLRDPQIDTIAHTSTGNITTAYTRAVSLDLLAQRQVAFAQLKQRGVLVLDAPANQISDQLVERYLQLKARNQL, translated from the coding sequence ATGATTCCATCTCAAAAGACTTACCTGTTGTTAATTGCTGGAATGTTAATCTCCCCAATTTTATCTATGATTTTGGGTGTTTACCAAACCTTGATCCTAACTTTATTATGTGATGTTGTGGTTTTAGGATTGATGGTTATTGATAGTTTGCAAGTAAGAAAAAATCGGGTAAAAATTAGTCGGGAATTGCCTTTACGTTTATCTATTGGTCGTGATAATCCGGTATTGTTCAAGATAGAATCAGGAAATACAAACTCGGTTGTACAAATTCGAGATTATTATCCAACGGATTTTACTGTTTCTACACCTACTCTTAATGCTAATCTTTCTGCACATGAAACTCAAGAATTAACTTACACTGTCAACCCAAAACAACGAGGAGAATTTCCTTGGGGAAATATGCAAATTAGACAGCTAGGAAATTGGGGTTTAGGATGGCATGATTGGCAAATACCCCAAGATACAAAAGTAAAAGTATATCCTGATTTAATGGGTTTGCGATCGCTCTCAATTCGTCTGACCTTACAATCTTCTGGTTCTATTCGCAAAGTTCGCCAAATGGGAATAGGTACAGAATTTGCAGAACTGCGGAATTATCGCAATGGTGATGATTTAAGGTTTGTGGATTGGAAAGCCACCGCTAGACGTAGTTACGCTAACATGGGTCCCCTGGTGAGGGTTTTAGAACCAGAACAGGAACAAACCCTATTGATATTATTAGATCGTGGTCGTTTGATGACTGCCAGAGTTCAGGGTTTACAACGATTTGACTGGGGTTTAAATACTACATTATCCCTAGCATTAGCAGGTTTACATCGTGGCGATCGCGTCGGTGTAGCTGTTTTTGATCGGCAAATACATTCCTGGATACCCCCAGAACGGGGACAAAATCATCTCAACCGCTTAATAGATAGACTCACACCGATTGAACCTGTATTATTAGAATCTGATTATTTAGGTGCTGTTACTCATGTGGTTCAACAGCAAACCCGCAGAGCTTTAGTAGTGATAATTACTGATTTAGTGGATATGACTGCTTCTTCGGAATTACTGGCAGCTTTATCTAAATTAGCACCTCGTTATTTACCCTTTTCTGTCACTCTGCGTGATCCGCAAATTGATACAATTGCACACACATCTACTGGAAATATTACAACTGCCTATACCCGTGCAGTGTCTTTAGATTTATTAGCACAAAGACAAGTTGCTTTTGCTCAGTTAAAACAACGAGGTGTTCTGGTTTTGGACGCACCAGCAAATCAAATTTCTGATCAATTAGTTGAGCGATATTTGCAACTAAAAGCTCGTAATCAACTATAG
- a CDS encoding Dps family protein yields MNRINIGLTDEQRYGVINLLNQDLADSYVLLVKTKKYHWDVVGPQFRTLHELWEEQYQELSENIDNLAERVRTLGGYPTSTMAGFLQITTLKEHTGEIPTSTGMVTQLIEDHEQIIRNLRNHIDRCGDEFHDQVSADFLTDLMQEHEEMAWMLRSFIEGQGLEPNTAEIKIPVAV; encoded by the coding sequence ATCAACAGAATCAATATTGGCTTAACAGATGAACAACGTTACGGCGTGATCAATTTGTTAAACCAAGACCTGGCCGATTCTTATGTACTATTAGTGAAAACTAAAAAATATCATTGGGATGTTGTTGGGCCACAATTCCGCACATTGCATGAGCTATGGGAAGAACAGTACCAAGAATTGAGTGAAAATATTGATAATTTAGCAGAAAGAGTTAGGACTTTGGGTGGTTATCCAACCAGTACAATGGCGGGATTTTTACAAATTACAACCTTGAAAGAACATACTGGAGAAATTCCCACATCAACAGGAATGGTAACTCAATTAATAGAGGATCATGAGCAAATTATCCGCAATTTACGGAATCATATAGATAGATGTGGTGATGAGTTTCATGATCAAGTATCTGCTGACTTTTTGACTGATTTAATGCAAGAACATGAAGAAATGGCTTGGATGTTACGGTCATTCATTGAAGGACAAGGATTAGAACCAAATACAGCAGAAATTAAAATTCCTGTTGCTGTGTAA
- a CDS encoding ChaB family protein: MTAEYKAERTISSIFKEQKQVDNIIRRLLDKGVPKDHISVMGRNFESETRISGFITKKDVILGGLRTGAVFGSLFGSFLSLLTGVGVLFIPFVGPIVAAGPIGAVLLGAASGAIAGSAGAGLVSVLTALGMPKEKAAVYQTRLQAGEFLLMAEIPSNRSGEFQLMFESAGGEEIHTIDKPLSRPCTGRCNSPEDLSPEVRTHLSPAAQQVFIQKYNSVLDKTSDEFTAEQSAWDVIHQQFDEDENGVFSKQKVGV, from the coding sequence ATGACAGCCGAATATAAAGCCGAACGTACTATTTCCAGCATATTTAAAGAACAAAAACAAGTTGATAATATCATTCGCCGTTTACTAGATAAAGGTGTACCGAAAGATCATATTTCGGTCATGGGTAGGAATTTTGAGTCAGAAACCCGAATTTCTGGTTTTATCACCAAAAAGGATGTGATTTTGGGTGGTTTGAGAACTGGCGCTGTTTTTGGTTCTCTGTTTGGTTCTTTCCTCAGCTTATTAACTGGTGTGGGAGTCTTATTTATTCCCTTTGTTGGCCCAATTGTCGCAGCAGGTCCTATCGGTGCAGTTTTATTAGGTGCTGCTAGTGGTGCGATTGCCGGTAGTGCAGGTGCTGGTTTGGTTTCTGTGTTAACTGCTTTGGGAATGCCAAAGGAAAAAGCTGCGGTTTATCAAACCCGTTTACAAGCTGGTGAGTTTTTATTAATGGCAGAAATTCCTAGCAATCGCAGCGGTGAATTTCAATTAATGTTTGAAAGTGCAGGTGGAGAAGAAATTCACACCATTGATAAACCATTATCTCGTCCTTGTACTGGCCGCTGTAACAGTCCAGAAGATTTATCCCCAGAAGTTCGCACACACTTATCACCAGCAGCACAGCAGGTATTTATTCAGAAATATAATTCTGTCCTGGATAAAACCAGTGATGAGTTTACAGCAGAACAGTCTGCTTGGGATGTAATTCATCAACAGTTTGATGAAGATGAAAATGGTGTATTTTCAAAACAGAAAGTTGGCGTTTAA